In the genome of Pseudomonas putida, one region contains:
- a CDS encoding amidohydrolase family protein — protein MNDREFINAIDADGLPLNIAVKNGRITHIGPQRAAVASVETVDLEGLLALPGFVDGHIHLDKSFVGDRWRPHQSVATLRERLAVEKRELASAPAIFDRADALIRQAACYGTLAMRCHVDVDATTGLSHLSAILEAREKWKDLIDIELVAFPQAGVVSCPGTADVLESAIREGVQVVGGIDPTTLDGNAEAQLDIVFGIAERHGVKADIHLHEPGETCIAQLERIAARTRALGMQGYVAVSHAYGLGDVSDLVVDRTAEVLADAGVSIMTNAPGEHAFPPILRLRAGGVRVFTGNDNIQDAWWPYGNGDMLQRAMLVSYRSGFNTDEELRIALDMATEASAAVMGKTDYGLKVGNEASFVLFKAPNAAAAVAAALHERLIVRHGAFWSGPATLQLQAAQFAREMRR, from the coding sequence ATGAACGACCGTGAGTTCATCAATGCCATCGATGCAGATGGCCTGCCCCTGAACATCGCCGTGAAGAACGGACGCATCACCCACATCGGCCCGCAACGCGCCGCCGTGGCGTCGGTCGAGACCGTCGACCTGGAAGGTCTGCTGGCCCTGCCCGGCTTCGTCGATGGCCATATCCACCTGGACAAGAGCTTCGTCGGCGACCGCTGGCGCCCCCACCAAAGCGTCGCCACCCTGCGCGAGCGCCTGGCGGTGGAAAAACGCGAACTGGCCAGCGCCCCGGCCATCTTCGACCGCGCCGATGCATTGATCCGCCAGGCCGCCTGCTACGGCACCCTCGCCATGCGCTGTCACGTGGATGTCGATGCCACGACCGGGCTGAGCCACCTGAGCGCCATTCTTGAGGCGCGGGAGAAGTGGAAGGACCTGATCGACATCGAATTGGTGGCCTTCCCCCAGGCCGGTGTGGTGTCCTGCCCCGGTACCGCCGACGTCCTGGAGTCCGCCATCCGCGAGGGTGTGCAGGTGGTCGGTGGCATCGACCCGACGACCCTCGACGGCAACGCCGAGGCCCAGCTCGATATCGTGTTCGGTATCGCCGAGCGCCACGGCGTGAAAGCCGACATCCACCTTCACGAACCGGGCGAGACCTGCATTGCCCAGCTCGAACGCATTGCCGCACGCACCCGCGCGTTGGGCATGCAGGGCTACGTGGCGGTCAGCCATGCCTATGGGCTGGGCGATGTGTCCGACCTTGTGGTCGACCGGACCGCCGAGGTGCTGGCCGATGCGGGCGTGTCGATCATGACCAACGCGCCTGGCGAGCATGCCTTCCCGCCGATATTGCGCCTGCGCGCGGGAGGTGTGCGGGTGTTCACTGGCAACGACAATATCCAAGACGCCTGGTGGCCCTACGGCAATGGCGACATGCTGCAGCGGGCGATGTTGGTCAGCTATCGCTCGGGCTTCAATACCGACGAGGAGTTGCGGATCGCGCTGGACATGGCCACCGAGGCCAGTGCCGCCGTGATGGGTAAGACGGACTATGGCCTGAAGGTGGGCAACGAGGCGAGTTTCGTGCTTTTCAAGGCTCCGAACGCGGCTGCGGCGGTAGCGGCCGCCCTGCATGAGCGGCTGATCGTGCGCCATGGGGCGTTCTGGAGCGGGCCTGCCACCTTGCAGCTTCAGGCTGCCCAGTTCGCTCGCGAGATGCGCCGCTGA
- a CDS encoding MFS transporter has translation MIKDSKLLRAALIFIACTSFIVCGVQPIFMGLVTEQLSLSLDQQGWVVSVEMIGMTLGTLLCPILMKRQGGRSLCLFVGLLCVALSIATAFASTNAMLLLVRLAAGTCAGLVYAYAVSTLGRLPNQDRSFGLMLLLQTPEYSLFSAALPLLAAQSGTVTALCSFGLWYLLICGASLALPRKPAVLIGSGEGTPAQGGSSRTGRSALVGMLFMQIAIYCVWGFIDQLARDQGIDGVDIGWAFGLSAIGGLPGAGLPALLGARVNRQLMIAVGLVAIFVSIAMLTGHTRTPMQLCVALLLINFGWVLSLSYYMALITTNDPTGKLTPLVSITLMGAAAVTPALIALLVEGSNQQLIFLLGTSALVVAFAITCLGGWLKGAQERLSASA, from the coding sequence ATGATCAAAGATTCCAAGCTACTGCGTGCCGCCCTTATCTTCATTGCCTGCACTTCATTCATCGTCTGCGGTGTACAGCCTATCTTCATGGGGTTGGTCACCGAACAACTGAGCTTGTCGCTCGATCAACAGGGCTGGGTCGTCTCGGTGGAGATGATCGGCATGACCCTGGGCACCTTGCTGTGTCCGATCCTGATGAAGCGCCAGGGCGGGCGCAGCCTGTGTCTGTTCGTGGGCCTGCTGTGCGTTGCGTTGAGCATCGCCACGGCCTTCGCCTCGACCAACGCCATGCTGCTGCTCGTGCGCCTGGCTGCGGGGACCTGCGCCGGGCTGGTGTATGCCTATGCGGTGTCCACGCTGGGACGCTTGCCCAACCAGGACCGCTCGTTCGGCCTGATGCTGTTGCTGCAGACCCCGGAGTACTCGTTGTTTTCCGCCGCCTTGCCGCTGCTCGCGGCCCAGAGCGGCACGGTGACGGCGCTGTGTTCCTTTGGCCTGTGGTACCTGCTGATCTGCGGCGCGAGCCTTGCACTGCCACGCAAGCCTGCAGTGCTGATCGGCAGCGGCGAGGGGACGCCCGCTCAGGGCGGATCGTCGCGCACAGGGCGCAGCGCGCTGGTGGGCATGCTGTTCATGCAGATCGCCATCTATTGCGTGTGGGGCTTTATCGACCAACTGGCGCGTGACCAGGGTATCGACGGGGTGGATATCGGTTGGGCGTTCGGCCTGTCGGCCATTGGCGGCTTGCCAGGGGCGGGGCTGCCCGCCTTGCTGGGCGCTCGGGTCAACCGCCAGCTGATGATCGCCGTGGGCCTGGTGGCGATCTTCGTGTCGATCGCCATGCTCACTGGACATACCCGCACGCCGATGCAGTTGTGCGTCGCGCTGCTGCTGATCAACTTCGGATGGGTGTTGTCGTTGTCGTACTACATGGCACTGATCACCACCAACGACCCGACCGGAAAGCTCACGCCCTTGGTGAGTATCACCCTGATGGGCGCAGCGGCGGTGACCCCGGCCTTGATTGCCCTGCTGGTGGAGGGGTCGAATCAGCAGTTGATCTTCCTGTTGGGCACCAGTGCGCTGGTGGTCGCCTTTGCTATCACCTGCCTGGGTGGGTGGCTCAAGGGGGCACAGGAGCGGTTGTCGGCATCGGCTTGA
- a CDS encoding DMT family transporter → MQPRDLAAYSFLAITWGLSFLVVLKVVHAFGWVGAVSLRSLIAGGTLAVLAALLGRALRLRPLLKPLLVVGATTVAGQLIGLSYATPRIGTAMSAILVATIPLFSMIIGRVWGLEKITPQGLAGLLLGVLGIVMLVGFPAQAVTEDFIHGCIASVFGCLCAAFGSNYASLRLRGQDPWTVTGGAFLAGGLLTLPLLWVVPVPTVPQASDWLLLAISGAVMSATTYVLYFGLVARIGATRTISVEFVVTLVAVLIGALFLGEALSLLQMVGGGVILLGCMLVLGVLPGHAKRLPS, encoded by the coding sequence ATGCAACCGCGCGACCTTGCCGCCTATTCGTTCCTGGCCATCACCTGGGGGCTGTCGTTTCTGGTGGTGCTCAAGGTCGTGCATGCCTTCGGCTGGGTGGGCGCGGTCAGTCTGCGCTCGCTGATCGCCGGCGGCACGCTGGCCGTGCTGGCGGCGCTGCTGGGGCGGGCGCTGCGCCTGCGGCCCTTGCTCAAGCCGCTGCTGGTCGTGGGCGCCACCACGGTAGCCGGGCAACTGATCGGTCTGTCCTACGCCACACCGCGGATCGGCACCGCCATGTCGGCGATCCTGGTGGCGACCATCCCGCTGTTCTCGATGATCATCGGCCGCGTCTGGGGCCTCGAGAAGATCACCCCCCAGGGCCTGGCTGGTCTGCTGCTGGGCGTACTTGGCATCGTGATGCTGGTGGGGTTCCCGGCGCAGGCCGTGACCGAAGACTTCATCCACGGCTGCATCGCTTCGGTCTTTGGCTGTCTGTGCGCTGCGTTCGGCAGCAACTATGCGAGCCTGCGCCTGCGCGGCCAGGACCCGTGGACGGTCACCGGTGGCGCCTTTCTCGCTGGCGGCCTGCTGACATTGCCCTTGCTGTGGGTAGTGCCGGTTCCCACCGTGCCCCAAGCCAGCGACTGGCTGCTGCTGGCCATCAGTGGCGCGGTGATGAGCGCCACCACCTACGTGCTGTACTTCGGCCTGGTCGCGCGCATCGGTGCCACCCGCACCATCAGCGTGGAGTTCGTGGTGACCTTGGTGGCCGTGCTGATCGGCGCACTGTTCCTCGGCGAAGCCCTGAGCCTTCTGCAGATGGTGGGCGGTGGGGTGATCCTGCTGGGCTGCATGTTGGTGCTCGGCGTGCTGCCGGGGCACGCCAAGCGTCTACCCAGCTGA
- a CDS encoding sulfite exporter TauE/SafE family protein: MFYALLVAFGLCAGVTTLLFGFGGGFFAVPLLYALLVAGQEPGTLASHHAMQIAVATSAAVMVVSSALASWRHHRAGSLHWGLVRRLVPGISLGALLGAAAALWLHSDWLRWLFIAYLVASLLDGWLRPGFVATSHSQVSPLGRGQATLLGVPIGAVAALLGVGGSVMTVPLMRRRGASMLTATAMANPLSLPMALVATLTYALLPQAQLALGAGYLGLVNLYAAAALVAGAWLGMALAAPLVGRINDTLHARAYLILLGGVLLTMLGVRA; the protein is encoded by the coding sequence ATGTTCTACGCCTTGCTCGTTGCGTTCGGCCTGTGCGCTGGCGTCACCACCTTGTTGTTCGGCTTTGGCGGCGGATTCTTCGCCGTGCCCTTGCTCTATGCGCTGCTGGTGGCTGGCCAAGAGCCCGGCACCCTGGCCAGCCACCACGCCATGCAGATCGCCGTGGCCACCTCAGCGGCGGTGATGGTCGTCAGCAGCGCCCTGGCCAGTTGGCGGCATCATCGTGCCGGGAGCCTGCACTGGGGCTTGGTGCGCCGGCTGGTCCCAGGCATCAGTCTTGGCGCCCTGCTCGGCGCTGCTGCAGCGCTCTGGCTGCACAGCGACTGGCTGCGATGGCTGTTCATCGCCTACTTGGTGGCGAGCCTGCTCGACGGCTGGCTGCGCCCAGGCTTCGTGGCGACGAGCCACTCACAGGTCTCCCCGTTGGGCCGAGGGCAAGCGACCTTGCTGGGTGTGCCGATCGGCGCGGTGGCGGCCTTGCTGGGCGTAGGCGGCAGCGTCATGACCGTGCCGCTGATGCGTCGGCGCGGCGCAAGCATGCTGACCGCCACGGCCATGGCCAACCCGCTGTCGTTGCCCATGGCGCTGGTGGCCACACTGACCTATGCCCTGTTGCCCCAGGCGCAATTGGCGCTGGGTGCAGGCTATCTGGGCCTGGTCAATCTGTATGCCGCCGCCGCGTTGGTGGCCGGCGCCTGGCTGGGCATGGCGCTGGCTGCACCGTTGGTCGGCCGCATCAACGATACCCTCCACGCCCGCGCTTACCTGATATTGCTGGGCGGCGTGCTCCTGACGATGCTTGGGGTACGTGCTTGA
- a CDS encoding amino acid ABC transporter ATP-binding protein gives MTAASLSLASVTPEPDPRSVLIRIEGLNKHYGDFHVLHDIDLQVREGERIVLCGPSGSGKSTLIRCINRLEIAEQGSIHVAGTDLAATSRQAAQVRSEIGMVFQHFNLFPHMSVLDNCLLAPTTVRGLSRKDAEERARMYLNKVGIESQAHKYPSQLSGGQQQRVAIARALCMKPRIMLFDEPTSALDPEMVAEVLDVLVQLAGTGMTMLCVTHEMGFARQVAERVLFLEGGQIIEDSPPEVFFNHPKTQRAQAFLKQILH, from the coding sequence ATGACCGCCGCCTCTCTGAGCCTTGCCAGCGTCACCCCCGAACCCGACCCGCGCTCGGTGCTGATCCGCATCGAGGGCCTGAACAAGCACTACGGCGACTTCCATGTACTGCACGACATCGACCTGCAGGTCCGCGAAGGCGAGCGCATCGTACTCTGCGGCCCCTCAGGCTCAGGCAAGTCGACGTTGATTCGCTGCATCAACCGTCTGGAGATCGCCGAACAGGGCAGCATCCATGTAGCCGGCACGGACCTGGCCGCCACCAGCCGCCAGGCCGCCCAGGTGCGCAGCGAGATCGGCATGGTGTTCCAGCACTTCAACCTGTTCCCGCACATGAGCGTGCTGGACAACTGCCTGCTGGCTCCCACCACCGTGCGCGGCCTGTCGCGCAAGGACGCCGAAGAGCGGGCGCGCATGTACCTGAACAAGGTCGGCATCGAGAGCCAGGCCCACAAGTACCCCAGCCAGCTCTCCGGCGGCCAGCAGCAGCGGGTGGCCATTGCCCGGGCGCTGTGCATGAAGCCGCGCATCATGCTGTTCGACGAACCCACCTCGGCGCTGGACCCTGAGATGGTCGCCGAAGTGCTGGATGTGCTGGTGCAACTGGCCGGCACCGGCATGACCATGCTCTGCGTCACCCATGAAATGGGCTTTGCCCGCCAGGTGGCCGAGCGCGTGCTGTTCCTGGAAGGTGGGCAGATCATCGAAGACAGCCCGCCAGAGGTGTTCTTCAATCATCCGAAAACCCAACGGGCACAAGCGTTCCTCAAACAAATCCTGCACTAG
- a CDS encoding aliphatic sulfonate ABC transporter substrate-binding protein translates to MPARAFSPLRRLLLGGLLASVASTLLPWSNALAEDAKTLRIGYQKFNSINILKGSGALEKALAPQGVKVSWHEFAAGPQLLEALSTGAIDLGHAADAPSVFAQAAGKPVVYLAAEQPYPRGIGLVVREQDHIEGVQGLKGKRVATGRGWNAQYLLAVALEQAGLSYKDITPAYVNNAADAVAALQSGSVQAVTLWDPFLAAAERQPGLKNLRDGSGLSNNRTFYLSTAAFADQHRALLKTFFSELAKVSQWANAKPAEVANLLAPQLGIGADVLEVASERRNYNAVPITPQIVAEQQKLADTFQGLGLIPRKLQVADAVYPASVLP, encoded by the coding sequence GTGCCTGCCCGTGCCTTTTCTCCCCTTCGCCGCCTGCTGCTCGGCGGCCTGCTGGCCAGTGTCGCCAGCACTTTGTTGCCGTGGTCCAACGCCTTGGCTGAAGACGCCAAGACCTTGCGTATCGGTTACCAGAAGTTCAACAGCATCAACATCCTCAAAGGCAGCGGTGCCCTGGAAAAGGCACTGGCCCCTCAAGGCGTGAAGGTCAGCTGGCACGAGTTCGCCGCCGGCCCACAGTTGCTCGAGGCCCTGAGCACAGGCGCCATCGACCTGGGTCATGCCGCCGACGCGCCCTCGGTATTCGCCCAGGCGGCCGGCAAACCGGTGGTCTACCTGGCAGCTGAACAGCCCTACCCCCGCGGCATCGGGCTGGTGGTACGCGAGCAGGACCACATCGAGGGCGTCCAGGGGCTCAAGGGCAAGCGCGTGGCCACCGGTCGCGGCTGGAACGCCCAGTACCTCCTGGCCGTGGCCCTGGAGCAGGCGGGTCTGAGCTACAAAGACATCACCCCCGCCTACGTCAACAACGCCGCCGACGCCGTGGCCGCCCTGCAATCAGGCAGCGTGCAGGCCGTCACGTTGTGGGACCCATTCCTGGCCGCCGCTGAACGGCAACCGGGCCTGAAGAACCTGCGCGATGGCAGCGGGCTTTCCAACAACCGCACCTTCTATCTCTCCACCGCCGCCTTCGCCGACCAGCACCGCGCGCTGCTCAAGACCTTCTTCAGCGAACTGGCCAAGGTCAGCCAGTGGGCCAACGCCAAGCCCGCCGAGGTGGCCAACCTGCTGGCGCCGCAACTGGGCATCGGTGCCGACGTGCTGGAGGTGGCCAGTGAGCGGCGCAACTACAACGCGGTGCCCATCACCCCACAGATTGTCGCCGAACAGCAGAAGCTGGCCGACACCTTCCAGGGCCTGGGCCTGATTCCTCGCAAGCTGCAGGTGGCCGATGCGGTCTACCCGGCTTCCGTCCTGCCCTGA
- a CDS encoding LLM class flavin-dependent oxidoreductase, with the protein MPRPIRFNAFSMNAASHQSPGLWRHPRNTSVDFNRLDYWTDLARLLERGLFDALFIADVLGIYDVYQGGPDAALRGGVQVPVNDPLLLVPAMAGVTEHLGFGVTFSLTYEHPYPFARRMSTLDHLSNGRVGWNIVTGYLDSAARNLGLARQLGHDQRYDLAEEYLDVLYKLWEKSWDDDAVVLERETGRYIDPSRVHPIAHTGEHFQVPGMHLCQPSPQRTPVLFQAGASARGQQFAARHAECVFISGPTPTVLRRYAEGIRQASEAAGRGRDEVLIYAQALLIVGHTGEQAQARFADYRHHVDLEAALALLSGWTGIDFAGLEPDAPIEYVENDAGRAALAAFTAADPNRRWTVREAAQFVGLGGRGPVLVGSAQEVADQLETWLDQTGIDGFNLTYAVQPDDLANVVELLIPELQRRGRYPLAYEDGTLRHKLFGQGDRLPEAHHGRRVDIH; encoded by the coding sequence ATGCCGCGTCCCATTCGCTTCAACGCCTTCAGCATGAACGCTGCCAGCCACCAGTCACCGGGCCTCTGGCGTCATCCGCGCAACACCAGCGTGGATTTCAACCGCTTGGACTACTGGACCGATCTGGCCCGTCTGCTTGAGCGCGGGCTGTTCGACGCCCTGTTCATCGCCGATGTGCTGGGCATTTACGATGTCTATCAGGGCGGGCCGGACGCGGCCCTGCGCGGCGGTGTGCAGGTCCCGGTCAACGACCCGTTGCTGCTGGTGCCGGCCATGGCCGGGGTGACCGAACACCTGGGGTTCGGCGTGACCTTCTCGCTGACCTACGAGCACCCCTACCCCTTCGCCCGGCGCATGTCGACCCTGGACCACCTGAGTAATGGTCGGGTCGGCTGGAACATCGTCACCGGCTACCTCGACAGCGCCGCACGCAACCTGGGCCTGGCCCGGCAACTGGGCCATGACCAACGCTACGACCTGGCCGAGGAGTACCTCGACGTGCTGTACAAGCTCTGGGAAAAGAGCTGGGACGACGACGCCGTGGTGCTTGAGCGCGAAACAGGCCGCTATATCGATCCGTCACGCGTGCATCCCATTGCCCATACCGGCGAGCACTTTCAGGTGCCCGGCATGCACCTGTGCCAGCCCTCACCCCAGCGCACCCCGGTGCTGTTCCAGGCCGGCGCCTCCGCGCGCGGGCAGCAATTCGCCGCGCGGCATGCCGAATGCGTATTCATCAGTGGCCCGACACCCACCGTGCTGCGTCGCTACGCCGAAGGTATCCGCCAGGCCAGCGAAGCGGCCGGTCGCGGTCGCGACGAGGTGCTTATCTATGCCCAGGCCCTGCTGATCGTTGGCCACACCGGCGAGCAAGCCCAGGCTCGCTTTGCCGACTATCGCCACCATGTTGATCTTGAAGCGGCCCTGGCCCTGCTGTCGGGCTGGACCGGCATCGACTTCGCAGGCCTCGAACCCGACGCGCCCATCGAATATGTGGAGAACGACGCCGGCCGCGCCGCGCTGGCGGCCTTCACCGCCGCCGACCCCAACCGGCGCTGGACCGTACGCGAGGCGGCGCAGTTCGTAGGGCTGGGCGGTCGGGGCCCGGTGCTGGTGGGCTCGGCGCAAGAAGTCGCCGACCAGCTGGAAACCTGGCTAGACCAGACCGGCATCGACGGTTTCAACCTCACCTATGCGGTGCAACCGGACGATCTGGCCAACGTGGTCGAGCTGTTGATACCCGAACTGCAACGCCGCGGTCGCTACCCGCTGGCCTATGAAGACGGCACCCTGCGCCACAAGCTGTTCGGCCAGGGCGATCGTCTGCCAGAAGCCCATCACGGGCGCCGCGTCGACATTCACTGA
- a CDS encoding LysR substrate-binding domain-containing protein, giving the protein MTDSAKPNRSIYDLDLLRAVVMVADCGSFTTAAARLHSTQSTVSQKVRRLEEMVGHQLLDRSNREVHPTDAGEMLLGYARHLLAVSNQLSEALSGGVTVTARIGLPDDFVAGKTMAALAAFNRKHPKVKLEITGGLSRDLMSSYDRGELDLVLIKQRRHSREANACQPERIEWIDSAQYPCFAQDPIPLVTFPARGLYRDDMISAIEAMGRSWRIGFTSSSLAGIQEAVANGLGVSLLPSRVVTPGHRVLGSEEGFKPIKVFEAAVFYRPTADPMVKALADILIGILRDEAPEPA; this is encoded by the coding sequence ATGACAGACAGTGCGAAACCCAATAGATCGATCTACGACCTGGACCTGCTCCGGGCCGTGGTGATGGTGGCAGATTGCGGCAGTTTCACCACGGCGGCCGCCAGGCTTCACTCCACCCAGTCCACCGTCAGCCAGAAGGTCCGGCGGTTGGAGGAGATGGTGGGGCATCAACTGCTCGATCGCAGCAATCGCGAAGTGCATCCGACCGACGCTGGCGAGATGCTGTTGGGTTATGCGCGACATCTGCTTGCGGTGAGTAATCAACTGAGCGAGGCGTTGTCCGGCGGCGTGACGGTGACGGCGCGTATCGGTTTGCCGGACGATTTTGTCGCGGGCAAGACCATGGCGGCGCTGGCCGCGTTCAACCGCAAGCACCCCAAGGTGAAGCTTGAGATCACTGGGGGCCTGAGCCGCGACCTGATGAGCAGCTACGACCGCGGCGAGCTGGATCTGGTGCTGATCAAGCAGCGCCGCCACAGCCGCGAGGCCAATGCCTGCCAGCCCGAGCGCATCGAATGGATCGACAGCGCGCAATACCCCTGTTTTGCCCAGGACCCGATCCCGCTGGTGACCTTCCCTGCGCGCGGCCTGTACCGCGATGACATGATCAGTGCCATCGAGGCCATGGGCCGTAGCTGGCGCATCGGGTTTACCAGTTCGAGCCTGGCCGGCATCCAGGAGGCGGTGGCCAATGGGCTCGGTGTCAGCCTGTTGCCGTCGCGGGTGGTCACGCCGGGGCACCGGGTGTTGGGGAGCGAGGAGGGGTTCAAGCCGATCAAGGTGTTCGAGGCGGCGGTCTTCTATCGGCCCACGGCCGACCCGATGGTCAAGGCACTGGCGGACATCCTGATCGGGATCCTGCGCGACGAAGCACCCGAACCGGCCTGA
- a CDS encoding class I SAM-dependent methyltransferase produces the protein MPTPEASLLHSWQHNAQAWIEAVRSGAIESRRQVTDQAILLAVLGRQPEHVLDLGCGEGWLLRALTERGVAVTGVDGDARLVQAAQAAGSPHVFQATYEQLVQRQVDVGHEYDVVCANFALLHQDIIPLLDAMRALLAPGGALVIQTLHPWTMANGDYQDGWREETFTGFAGQWAPMPWYFRTLSSWLNALDMAGLRLVSLQEPQHPQSPVPQSLLLVAQRQVL, from the coding sequence ATGCCCACACCTGAAGCCTCGCTGCTGCACAGTTGGCAGCACAACGCCCAAGCCTGGATCGAGGCCGTGCGCAGCGGTGCCATCGAAAGCAGGCGGCAGGTCACTGACCAGGCCATCCTGCTGGCGGTGTTGGGCCGCCAACCTGAGCACGTGCTGGACCTGGGCTGCGGCGAGGGCTGGTTGTTGCGCGCCTTGACCGAGCGCGGGGTCGCAGTGACGGGCGTGGACGGTGATGCAAGGCTGGTGCAGGCCGCGCAAGCGGCTGGGTCGCCTCATGTGTTCCAGGCGACCTACGAACAATTAGTTCAAAGGCAGGTAGACGTGGGCCATGAATACGACGTGGTGTGCGCCAACTTCGCCTTGCTGCACCAGGACATCATCCCGTTGCTCGACGCCATGCGCGCCCTGCTCGCCCCTGGCGGCGCTCTGGTGATCCAGACCCTGCATCCCTGGACGATGGCCAATGGTGACTACCAGGATGGCTGGCGCGAAGAGACGTTCACCGGATTCGCCGGGCAATGGGCTCCGATGCCCTGGTATTTCCGCACCCTCTCCAGCTGGTTGAATGCCCTGGACATGGCCGGGCTGCGTCTGGTCAGCCTGCAGGAGCCGCAGCACCCCCAAAGCCCGGTACCGCAGTCGCTGCTGCTGGTCGCGCAGCGCCAAGTCTTGTAG
- a CDS encoding gamma-glutamyl-gamma-aminobutyrate hydrolase family protein, which translates to MSNSNIGNKQPSLRKPVVLMTMGSQERKGHDYQVMTHKYITPLVEFAGCVPVLVPTCCGVEDLETYLDMADGVYLTGAGSNIDPALYGQENETPGKAQDKDRDLFDIPLVKMAIARGLPIFGICRGMQEINVALGGDIYQKVYAEPGFNDHRENPEDPVEVQYQAVHSVKVQPGSWLREKLGTDEIRVNSLHGQGLNKLGKGIEPIAHAEDGLVEAIHAPSLSPFLFAVQWHPEWQAAKNPDSIKIFEAFGDACRTQVRKSQGKRNQAA; encoded by the coding sequence ATGTCCAACAGCAACATTGGCAACAAGCAACCCTCCCTGCGCAAACCCGTCGTCCTGATGACCATGGGCAGCCAAGAGCGCAAAGGCCATGACTATCAGGTCATGACCCACAAATACATCACTCCGCTGGTCGAATTCGCCGGTTGCGTCCCGGTCCTCGTACCCACCTGCTGTGGCGTCGAAGACCTCGAGACCTACCTGGACATGGCCGACGGCGTCTACCTGACCGGCGCAGGCAGCAACATCGACCCAGCCCTCTATGGCCAGGAAAACGAAACCCCGGGCAAGGCCCAGGACAAAGATCGCGACCTGTTCGACATCCCACTGGTGAAAATGGCCATCGCTCGCGGCCTGCCGATCTTCGGTATCTGCCGTGGCATGCAGGAAATCAACGTAGCCCTGGGCGGCGACATCTACCAGAAGGTCTACGCCGAGCCAGGCTTCAACGACCACCGGGAAAACCCGGAAGATCCGGTCGAAGTCCAGTACCAGGCCGTGCACAGCGTCAAGGTCCAACCCGGCAGCTGGCTGCGCGAGAAACTCGGCACCGACGAGATCCGCGTCAACTCCCTGCATGGCCAGGGCCTGAACAAGCTGGGCAAGGGCATCGAGCCGATCGCCCACGCCGAAGACGGCCTGGTCGAAGCGATCCACGCCCCAAGCCTCTCGCCGTTCCTGTTCGCCGTGCAGTGGCACCCGGAATGGCAAGCCGCGAAGAACCCTGACTCGATCAAGATCTTCGAAGCCTTCGGCGACGCCTGCCGCACCCAGGTGCGCAAGTCCCAGGGCAAGCGCAACCAGGCTGCCTGA
- a CDS encoding AraC family transcriptional regulator encodes MRNIPLQTVDATPRPVLAIGTDYPPGTLLAAHSHRRAQFLYGMSGLMDVLTDDGAWVVPPYNGVWIPPGKRHQVRMRGVSTRSLYIEPEVVPREGEQCEALLVSPLLHELLLASVEVPALYDPQGRDGLLVGLMLAELRRARPLPLFAPIPQEPRVAQLCQAFLAQPDIRVTPQDWAQRLNWSLRSFTRRFRTLTGLSFIQWRQQACLMAAVARLAAGQSVTRVALDLGYESPSAFSSMYKRMMGEAPSALRQTVK; translated from the coding sequence ATGCGCAATATCCCTTTGCAGACGGTGGACGCAACACCCCGCCCCGTGCTGGCCATCGGCACCGATTACCCGCCCGGCACGCTGCTGGCGGCCCACAGCCATCGACGGGCGCAGTTTCTCTACGGGATGAGTGGTCTGATGGATGTGCTGACCGATGACGGCGCTTGGGTGGTCCCGCCCTACAATGGCGTCTGGATCCCGCCGGGCAAGCGCCATCAGGTGCGCATGCGCGGCGTCAGCACCCGTAGCCTTTACATCGAACCCGAAGTGGTGCCAAGGGAGGGCGAGCAGTGCGAGGCGTTGCTGGTCAGCCCCTTGCTTCATGAACTGCTGCTGGCCAGTGTCGAGGTCCCGGCGTTGTACGATCCCCAAGGGCGCGACGGCCTACTGGTCGGCTTGATGCTGGCAGAGTTACGCCGCGCCCGGCCATTGCCACTGTTTGCGCCGATCCCGCAGGAGCCGCGCGTTGCCCAGTTGTGCCAGGCGTTTCTCGCCCAACCGGATATCCGCGTCACGCCCCAGGATTGGGCGCAGCGGTTGAACTGGAGCCTTCGTAGCTTTACCCGGCGCTTTCGAACGCTCACGGGGTTGTCGTTCATCCAATGGCGGCAACAGGCGTGCCTGATGGCGGCGGTGGCGCGCCTGGCAGCGGGGCAGTCGGTGACACGGGTGGCGTTGGATCTGGGCTATGAAAGCCCGAGTGCGTTTTCCAGCATGTACAAGCGGATGATGGGGGAGGCACCTTCGGCGCTACGGCAGACGGTGAAGTGA